The genomic DNA CGCACGATTGAAAAAGGTTTGATTGTCGAATTGCCGTTAGGCGTCGAAGGATTTATTCCCTCTTCTCACCTGCCGAAATCGGATAAGAAAGATTCTTTTGCGGAAGGCGTAGAGTTAAATCTTGTGGTTATCGAATTTGATAAAGACAATAAGAAGATTGTACTGTCGTCTACTGAATTTGAAAAGGCCAAAGAAGCTAAATTAGTCGAGGAATATAATGCCCGCCAGCAAGCCGGGGCTGAAGAAACCAAGAACTAATTAAGACATTATTTATTGAAAAAGGGTTGAATGGTTTCTAAACCGTTCAACCCTTTTTGTTTTAGCCGATTTTGAAAACCCAATTACTTATGATACATGAACTGCTGAAATTTGAAACGGAATGCTGGGATCACCACCACCACCGAGTGGCGGGAACTGACGAGGCCGGGCGCGGTCCTTTAGCTGGCCCGGTTGTGGCTGCTGCAGTGATATTCGAGAAAGATTTTATCATTGAAGGCGTTACGGATTCCAAACAATTGAATGAAGTACAACGCGAGACATTCTTTGAAGTGATCCAAAAACAGGCGCTGGCCTTTCATATCGCCATTATAGATCATGAGCAGATTGACAGGATCAACATATTACAGGCTTCGCTGAAAGGCATGCGCGAGTGCATCGAATCCATGCCGATCAAAGCGGACTACATTCTCATCGACGGTAACGCCGATGCGTTTCCAAAAAATCATTTTTACGGCACGCGCCAAAAGCCGATTGTAAAAGGCGACTCCAAGAGTTTTTCCATTGCGGCTGCATCTATATTGGCCAAAGTAACCCGCGACCGGCTTATGGTGGAGTACGATAAGATATTTCCGCTATATCAATTTGCGAAACACAAAGGTTATCCGACGCCGGATCACATTGACGCCATCAGAAAGCACGGACTTTCAACCATACACCGAAAAACTTTTTGCGCGGGAATTTTGCATGAACAGCTTGGTCTTGGATTTTAGATAAACGATAGAATTGGATGTTCTATCCTGCTGACAGAGGCTATAGGGATATCTTCTTTAGAAATTTCCTTAAGGCAAGATTAAATTCTTGAGGTTTTTCCATCATCGGCATGTGACCGCATCCTTCAAACACTTCAAAAGTGGACAGTTTAGAGGCTTCTGCCATTTGTACCGACTTTTCAACCGCTATTAACACATCGTCCGTTCCGGCTGTAATGAACACCGGAACGGATAAATTTCTGAGCGTCTCAAATTGATCTTTTCGCGCAGCCATTGCCTTTAACGCTGTTGTAACTCCCTGAGCGGACGCCTCTTTCATAATTAGTTTTAACTTATTCTGCAGAGCTGAGTCATTCGTATTCCGATACGGCGATAACAGCTTTTCAGACATCGTTGCAATGATAAAATCAAATCCCTCTTTTTCAACTCGTTCTGCATTCTTCAAACGGCCTGCTCTCGCTTCCTCCGTGTCCGCGCCTGCCTGGG from bacterium includes the following:
- a CDS encoding ribonuclease HII, whose product is MIHELLKFETECWDHHHHRVAGTDEAGRGPLAGPVVAAAVIFEKDFIIEGVTDSKQLNEVQRETFFEVIQKQALAFHIAIIDHEQIDRINILQASLKGMRECIESMPIKADYILIDGNADAFPKNHFYGTRQKPIVKGDSKSFSIAAASILAKVTRDRLMVEYDKIFPLYQFAKHKGYPTPDHIDAIRKHGLSTIHRKTFCAGILHEQLGLGF
- a CDS encoding alpha/beta hydrolase — translated: MFVLEIGSGLPVVLIHGYPLNHRTWENQFSLSDSFRILAPDLPGFGQSGFENALSMEGYSDHIAELLDEKKIEKAVVMGHSMGGYISLAFAARHENRVMGLGLICSQAGADTEEARAGRLKNAERVEKEGFDFIIATMSEKLLSPYRNTNDSALQNKLKLIMKEASAQGVTTALKAMAARKDQFETLRNLSVPVFITAGTDDVLIAVEKSVQMAEASKLSTFEVFEGCGHMPMMEKPQEFNLALRKFLKKISL